The following are encoded together in the Planctomycetia bacterium genome:
- a CDS encoding Gfo/Idh/MocA family oxidoreductase, which translates to MTQSSGASQLNIGLIGAGMIARDQHFPAWKRIPFTRVLAVADASADALVHFGEEQVPLRFTDYRELLSDERIDVVDICAPSGLHAEVAIASLEAGKHVLVEKPMATNRADAFAMLTAARRTGRKLMVAQHLRFGPSMLQLRQYLERHPLGDVYYARGQWLRRRRLPARPGFTRRHLSGGGAIYDLGIHMFDLTWWMMGCPRPVSVTGGMYDHLSRRADLGSEWGQWNHEEVEVDDFAAGMVRFENGALLSLEVSWLGFQKEAEFWRMHLFGKERGLAWPDVVISGETDRIPWDVELGEPAGEKAHHEVIRQFAQSVYDDAPVPVPPEQSATAIAVLDALAESHRAGREQVIETVQFG; encoded by the coding sequence TTGACGCAATCCAGTGGCGCTTCTCAGTTGAACATCGGCCTGATCGGCGCGGGCATGATTGCGCGCGATCAACATTTCCCGGCTTGGAAGCGGATTCCTTTCACGCGCGTGCTAGCCGTGGCCGATGCATCCGCGGACGCTCTCGTGCATTTTGGCGAAGAGCAAGTTCCACTCCGCTTTACTGACTATCGTGAGTTGCTGTCCGACGAGCGAATCGACGTCGTCGATATCTGCGCTCCAAGCGGATTGCACGCCGAAGTGGCGATCGCGTCGCTGGAGGCCGGCAAGCATGTGCTCGTGGAAAAGCCGATGGCCACGAATCGCGCCGATGCTTTCGCGATGCTCACAGCCGCGCGTCGCACCGGCCGCAAGTTGATGGTTGCGCAACACCTGCGGTTCGGCCCGTCGATGTTGCAACTGCGACAATACCTCGAACGCCATCCGCTCGGCGATGTCTATTACGCCCGCGGGCAATGGCTGCGCCGCCGGCGGCTGCCCGCGCGACCGGGTTTCACCCGGCGACACTTGAGCGGCGGGGGAGCGATCTACGATCTCGGCATCCACATGTTCGACCTGACCTGGTGGATGATGGGCTGCCCTCGGCCCGTCTCCGTCACCGGAGGCATGTACGACCATCTCTCGCGACGCGCCGATTTGGGCAGCGAGTGGGGCCAATGGAACCACGAGGAAGTGGAAGTCGACGATTTCGCCGCCGGCATGGTCCGCTTCGAGAACGGCGCGTTACTCTCGCTGGAAGTCAGTTGGCTGGGCTTCCAAAAAGAGGCCGAATTCTGGCGGATGCACCTGTTCGGCAAGGAGCGCGGCCTGGCTTGGCCAGACGTGGTCATCAGCGGCGAAACCGACCGCATCCCCTGGGACGTGGAATTGGGCGAACCCGCCGGCGAGAAAGCGCATCATGAAGTGATCCGGCAATTCGCCCAGTCGGTATACGACGACGCCCCGGTGCCGGTTCCACCGGAACAATCGGCAACGGCGATCGCGGTGCTGGACGCCCTGGCGGAATCGCACCGCGCTGGCCGCGAACAAGTGATCGAAACTGTGCAATTTGGCTAG